The Humulus lupulus chromosome 7, drHumLupu1.1, whole genome shotgun sequence region GGTGGAGAAGCTCAAACATTGATTGGGATGTGGGTGAACGTTGTTGTGGCAAAGAAGATGGAGAGTATGCAAGGTTGGGGAGGGTAATGGGTATAGGTGAGTTTGAGTGGGACAAAGGGTATTATGGGATGAGTAATTAAAAAACTGGGTGTAAATAAAAGAGTTTTAAAGAGTGGGTGAAAATTGAAGAGCCCCTCTAAAATTGGTCACTGGACTTAATTTGCTCTATATTTTTAGGGGCATTGAAAAATGATTATATAAAGTTTCATAAACTACCAAATGGTAATTTTCGATGTGTCATGGGTAGTTATTTTACTAAGCTTTTGATAATGTTATTCATAATTTCCATTCTTTTTTGTAGGTAAAAACTATTTAGTTGATTTGGGGTATTCAAACATGAAAGGTTTTTAACTCCTTGCAAATGAAATAGATATTATCTTTCTCATTTCCCTAGTAGTGGCTAACCAAGAAATATTAGGGAAACATTTAATTTTACACATTCATTATTGCATTGTGTTATTGAGCGTACATTCAGAGCATAGAAAACACGATGGAAATTTTTGCTATATATGCATAATTATGATTTTGACAAGCAAGTAGCTATTATTGCCACATCAATGGCTCCGCACAATTCAAATCTTATGAGGATAACGAAAATTATATTCTAGATGATAAAACACTATCTACTAATATTAACATTGATGAAAATTAACCAAATGAAATGGGATTAGTAGTTTGCAACATAATTGCTACATAACTTGTGCTTATATAGAATAGCTATAttgatttttacttttaaatAGACTCAAATATATAagaatataaaaagtgtgtagataactgaaattttttgttttaacggttttttatttttttctgtcaaatattcttatatttgacggtagattgtaaacataacttaaacttaaataaaattaaataaataattaaatagattaaaatatgatatttttgagatattttataatgataattatataaaaataataaaattatacattttataatttaaataaaatttaattaaacttaatattacattaaacatataatatataatcttttgttgtcactgcaaaattcaaaaactagaacaaacataaacttaagcaaaaattaattaattaaaataggaaatttttaaaatattttatgataatttaaataattaaatcatatttatttaaaaataataaagacatacatatcatttttttatcttataaatttgtgtgatagtttgttttttatcaggTGATGATTGTAgctctttttctttatcaaattcgTGATATACCACTATCtatactatgactttttctatttttattttatttctattattaattttttttaaatattattgtattatatatatactagatataagtAACGTGAAATATGcatgtttacttagttttatttataaaatttattaattattttttattaaatttatattaatgtcatataaatttcaaataaatatcatattttaattaaataatttatttatttttgtttaagtttatgtttgttctaattttttaatttgagagtgacaacaagagattatatattatatatttaatgtaatattaaatattatacgtggattttaaatttaagtttgttgctagtttttttaaacaaACGATTTTTTGCTAAtttacagtagattatattatatgttcaatatgatattattctaataaatgagtttaagtttaattaaattttatttaagttataaaaaaatatgattttattatttttaaataattattattgtaaaatatctaaaaaatatcatattttaatttatttaattatttattatttttaaataattatcattgtaaaatatctcaaaaatatactattttgatttgtttaattatttattatttttaaataattatcattgtaaaatatctcaaaaatatcatattttaatttttttaattatttattttattttatttaagtttaagtttttacaaactaccattaaatataagaatattttgttaaatataagaatattccgttaaaattaatattaaaaaaataaaaaaccgctaaaaccaagaatttccgttatctagaGATATATCATGTagacatgtaaatatatatatatttatctatgtcaacattgtgtttagatgtcatatatgtagagattattgatataaatatttatatatactataaaattataactcattatattatatatatatatatatttaaaaaaaacacttaaatagtttttattaaaattatagagaaGGATTATAACTTTAAAACTTAACAATCAAACATGCATTCCATGTTGATTGTAGCTAAAATCTTTATTCATAcatttttcattaataaaataaaatctttattcataacaaattaaataagctcaaattttacttattttattttatgcttcTAGCTATAACCAGATTACCAAACGAAAGCATATTACCAAACGAAGTATTAACTCTTTTGTGATGAAAAGTGAATATTAGCTTCTAGCTATAACCAGATTACCAAACGAAAGCATATTACCAAACGAAGTATTAACTCTTTTGTGATGAAAAGTGAATATTAGCTTATGTAATAAGGTGACATTACTCGAAGGAAACATCGCTTGTTTTCCTTGTGATAAAGGAGATACACTTTCGAAAATGTTAATGCTAATCATTCTTAAATATAATTTTACTCAAAGTTTTGACAAATTTAGGAGAAGAATCAATGACAAAGATATATACTTTCAAGGCTCGTAGAATGACATGTGAGGGAGATTATCCCATGTGGATTTTGATTTTCTAGTATTTAGCCTTGGTAGTTAAACCAAAACCAAAGGGAAACAGAGGATCATAGTGTCGGTCACCGACATTCATTGGAAGCTGGTCCACAGTTTTGAACCATGTCCTAGCAAGCTTCCCAGTGAATCCATAATCACCAAACAGAACATCGGCAACACCTTGGCCTTCGGTTCCTGGTAGCCATGCTGCAACAAGCGCATCGATGGTGGCAACGTAGGGCTCAATCACGACAGGGCGGccagaaacaacaacaacaacacatTTAACAGCTCCACAGACATTTTTCATTGTGCTTGGACCAGGCTCAGCTATTGTCAGGTTCAAGCTGTCACCAAATGTTTCTGCATACGGAGGCTCGCCCACAACAACAATGGCATAGTCAAATTTGTTTGATTTGACAAAGTCTGCCTCAGGTTTTTCACTGTAGACAACTTGAGTGGTAGGATCAACCGTGTTCTTCACTGCATTGAGGATTGTGGTACCTGTTTGGTGAAACAAAAATAGTCGAGTCACATGGGATAAAAATAGAGGATTGTGGTACTCTGATATTATATATGAACTATAAATCAATGCTCCATTTTCAAAGACAGCGCAAAAAAACTGCTACGATAGTAATCCAGATAAAGAATAAAAGATTCTGATAGTATGGGCCAATTATAAGTTGTGATAAAAAGATTATCAATCTTTTATCTTTTATCACTGTCATCTCATGATTGAAACTAAAGCTTAGCAAGTAAACATACCAATGGTAAGATCGTTTCCACTAAGGCCCTGCCATGAAATTGTCCAGCCTCCACATTGATTGCCCAAGTTGTCTGCATGACTTCCTGCAACTAGTATCTTTTTTGCTTTCTTGGGAAGGGGAAGCAATGGCTGAGAAGCCGATTTTCCGTTCTTTAGTAGTACTAGAGATTTTCTTACAGCTTCCCTTGCCAATTCTCTATGTTCCTGTACAACACAccaaagtttaattaataataaggtGAGAGTCTTTCAAAGCATGCCAAAATTACTGCTGGTTATAAAATGAGAAATCCAAGACAACATACCTTACTGCCAAGCTGGTTGGCTAGACTAGAATCAGCAAGCGGATTCTCAAAGAGGCCCATGATGAATTTAACCCTCAAGATCCTCTTCACTGCATCATCAATTCTACTAATGGGGATGATATTGTTTTTCACTTGATAGGTTAGGATATCAATAAACTCGGTAAAGTTATAAGGAACCATAATCTGCAACCATTCCATATAAAATAGTTAATAAGAAGTTTCCATATTGATATGTATAAAAATTTCAAATGCATCAGTAgtaaaatataaatcataaatGAAATTTGATTGACCAACCATGTCGATTCCAGCATTAACTGAAGCTTCAACTGAATATGAATAGTTAGCATGGGGAGGTGAAGTAATCCTGTCAATACCCTGCCAATCTGATATGACAAATCCCTGTTACACCAAATACATGATTAGTTCTAGAATCTCCATCCGTTCACACGGTACAAAAACTTGTCAATCAGCTTTAAAACAAATTATTAGAGTATCTGTTTGTTACCCTGAATCTAAGTTGGTTCTTTAGAAATCCAGTGACAAGTTCACGATTGGCATGCATCTTTTTTCCATTCCAGCTCGAGTACGAAACCATAACAGTTGCGACACCCTTAATGACGGAGTTATAGTATGCAGGCATGTGAATGCTAAACAAACCATTTGAACTGATCACAGTGTTGTTCTCATTAATGCCCTTTGT contains the following coding sequences:
- the LOC133788857 gene encoding uncharacterized protein LOC133788857 yields the protein MGRFTLPILGFLLLCCLVAASEATTTPKYKDPKQKLGVRIRDLMNRMTLEEKIGQMVQVERSVATPDVMQKYFIGSVLSGGGSVPAPKASPEAWVDAVNTIQKASLSTRLGIPMIYGIDAVHGHNNVYNATIFPHNVGLGVTRDPMLIKKIGEATALEVRATGIPYAFAPCIAVCRDPRWGRCYESYSEDHSIVQAMTEIIPGLQGDLPAHSRKGVPFVGGKTKVAACAKHYVGDGGTTKGINENNTVISSNGLFSIHMPAYYNSVIKGVATVMVSYSSWNGKKMHANRELVTGFLKNQLRFRGFVISDWQGIDRITSPPHANYSYSVEASVNAGIDMIMVPYNFTEFIDILTYQVKNNIIPISRIDDAVKRILRVKFIMGLFENPLADSSLANQLGSKEHRELAREAVRKSLVLLKNGKSASQPLLPLPKKAKKILVAGSHADNLGNQCGGWTISWQGLSGNDLTIGTTILNAVKNTVDPTTQVVYSEKPEADFVKSNKFDYAIVVVGEPPYAETFGDSLNLTIAEPGPSTMKNVCGAVKCVVVVVSGRPVVIEPYVATIDALVAAWLPGTEGQGVADVLFGDYGFTGKLARTWFKTVDQLPMNVGDRHYDPLFPFGFGLTTKAKY